A window from Candidatus Lokiarchaeota archaeon encodes these proteins:
- a CDS encoding DDE-type integrase/transposase/recombinase: MSDRIDAELVYRALEMALRRRDVSSSTTLTHHSDRGSQYSSEMIQQLLTENSIGVSMSRRGDPFDNAMMEGFFSLHKSEWTNDPYETWVECELEIFKYIEMFYIRIKTYKRLNYISPMDFERQYERERKASESAACLLAQ, from the coding sequence ATGAGCGACAGGATCGATGCGGAGCTGGTGTATCGTGCCCTGGAGATGGCTCTCAGGCGTCGTGATGTATCCTCGTCAACCACCCTGACCCACCACAGCGACAGGGGTAGCCAATACAGCTCGGAGATGATTCAGCAGCTCTTGACAGAGAATAGCATAGGCGTCAGCATGTCCCGTCGTGGAGACCCGTTCGATAATGCCATGATGGAGGGTTTCTTCAGCTTACACAAGAGCGAATGGACCAATGATCCGTACGAGACCTGGGTCGAATGCGAACTAGAGATCTTCAAATACATCGAGATGTTCTATATTCGCATAAAAACTTACAAAAGACTGAATTACATCAGTCCAATGGATTTCGAGCGGCAGTATGAGCGTGAGCGAAAAGCGAGCGAATCCGCTGCTTGTTTGTTAGCACAGTGA